One window of Quercus robur chromosome 12, dhQueRobu3.1, whole genome shotgun sequence genomic DNA carries:
- the LOC126709780 gene encoding 7-deoxyloganetin glucosyltransferase-like isoform X1 gives MKLGQLRYTYTKMDMKTVVADKPHAVCIPFPAQSQIKAMLKFSKLLHHRGFHVTFVNTEFNHQRFLKTNGPNSLDGLSDFRFKTIPDSLPPMDPDATQDLHSLCDSIMKNFLAPFSHLLSKLNNATSNIPPVTCIISDGFMPFTVTAAQELKVPIVMCFSMAACSVMSFMCFPVLKDKGVIPLKDESYLTNGYLDTVIDWIPGMRDICLKDLPSYVRTIDPNDFILNLLIETAKRDLEASKVIVQTFNMLEQEVLDALSTMFSHVYAIGPLQPLLNQLPNDPLESIGYSLWKEETHCLNWLNSKAPNSVIYVNFGSVTVMTPLQLIEFGWGLANSKQPFLWVIRPDLVVGESETLPFEFEIETKERSLIISWCPQEEVLSHPSIGGFLTHCGWNSIIESLCAGVPMLCCPFIADQQTNCKYTCNEWGIGMEINNDVKREEVEKNVRELMVGDKGKKMKKKALEWKKLAEDATDPLGSSSINLNNLVSEVLLSKGQMF, from the exons ATGAAACTGGGTCAGTTAAGATACACATATACAAAAATGGATATGAAGACAGTTGTAGCAGATAAGCCTCATGCAGTTTGTATTCCATTCCCAGCTCAAAGCCAAATAAAGGCAATGCTAAAGTTTTCAAAGCTTCTCCACCATAGAGGTTTTCACGTAACCTTTGTGAACACTGAGTTTAATCACCAACGTTTTCTGAAAACTAATGGTCCTAACTCCTTAGATGGCTTGTCTGACTTTCGATTCAAAACTATTCCAGACAGCCTCCCTCCCATGGATCCCGATGCCACCCAAGACCTTCATTCTCTCTGTGATTCCATTATGAAGAACTTTTTAGCTCCATTTTCTCACCTCCTTTCAAAACTCAACAATGCAACATCAAACATTCCTCCAGTGACTTGTATTATCTCAGATGGTTTCATGCCCTTCACCGTTACGGCTGCTCAGGAACTCAAAGTCCCTATTGTAATGTGCTTCTCTATGGCTGCTTGCAGTGTAATGAGTTTTATGTGTTTTCCTGTCCTCAAGGACAAAGGTGTCATACCACTTAAAG ATGAAAGCTATTTAACAAATGGGTATCTAGACACTGTTATAGATTGGATTCCAGGTATGAGAGACATTTGTCTAAAGGATCTTCCAAGCTATGTTCGAACCATAGATCCAAATGATTTTATCCTTAATCTTTTGATTGAAACAGCGAAGAGAGATCTTGAAgcttcaaaagttattgttcaAACATTCAACATGTTAGAGCAAGAAGTTTTGGATGCTCTCTCAACCATGTTTTCTCATGTATATGCCATTGGTCCTCTCCAACCACTACTCAATCAATTGCCCAATGACCCTTTGGAATCAATTGGGTATAGTTTATGGAAGGAAGAAACTCATTGCCTCAATTGGCTTAATTCTAAGGCACCTAACTCAGTGATATATGTGAATTTTGGCAGCGTAACTGTTATGACACCACTACAGTTAATTGAGTTTGGTTGGGGACTTGCAAATAGTAAACAACCATTTTTGTGGGTAATTAGGCCTGATTTAGTTGTTGGAGAATCAGAGACTTTGCCATTTGAATTCGAGATAGAAACTAAAGAAAGATCTCTAATAATTAGTTGGTGCCCCCAAGAAGAAGTGCTAAGCCACCCTTCGATTGGAGGGTTCTTAACACATTGTGGGTGGAATTCAATTATTGAAAGTTTGTGTGCTGGAGTGCCAATGCTTTGTTGTCCATTCATTGCAGATCAACAAACAAACTGCAAGTATACTTGCAATGAATGGGGCATTGGCATGGAGATCAATAATGATGTCAAGAGAGAAGAAGTGGAGAAGAACGTGAGAGAGTTGATGGTAGGAGACAAGggtaaaaaaatgaagaaaaaggcCTTGGAGTGGAAAAAATTGGCCGAAGATGCAACTGATCCACTTGGTTCTTCATCCATCAATTTAAATAATCTTGTGAGTGAAGTGCTTTTATCAAAAGGCCAAATGTTCTAG
- the LOC126709780 gene encoding 7-deoxyloganetin glucosyltransferase-like isoform X2 — MKLGQLRYTYTKMDMKTVVADKPHAVCIPFPAQSQIKAMLKFSKLLHHRGFHVTFVNTEFNHQRFLKTNGPNSLDGLSDFRFKTIPDSLPPMDPDATQDLHSLCDSIMKNFLAPFSHLLSKLNNATSNIPPVTCIISDGFMPFTVTAAQELKVPIVMCFSMAACSVMSFMCFPVLKDKGVIPLKDESYLTNGYLDTVIDWIPAKRDLEASKVIVQTFNMLEQEVLDALSTMFSHVYAIGPLQPLLNQLPNDPLESIGYSLWKEETHCLNWLNSKAPNSVIYVNFGSVTVMTPLQLIEFGWGLANSKQPFLWVIRPDLVVGESETLPFEFEIETKERSLIISWCPQEEVLSHPSIGGFLTHCGWNSIIESLCAGVPMLCCPFIADQQTNCKYTCNEWGIGMEINNDVKREEVEKNVRELMVGDKGKKMKKKALEWKKLAEDATDPLGSSSINLNNLVSEVLLSKGQMF; from the exons ATGAAACTGGGTCAGTTAAGATACACATATACAAAAATGGATATGAAGACAGTTGTAGCAGATAAGCCTCATGCAGTTTGTATTCCATTCCCAGCTCAAAGCCAAATAAAGGCAATGCTAAAGTTTTCAAAGCTTCTCCACCATAGAGGTTTTCACGTAACCTTTGTGAACACTGAGTTTAATCACCAACGTTTTCTGAAAACTAATGGTCCTAACTCCTTAGATGGCTTGTCTGACTTTCGATTCAAAACTATTCCAGACAGCCTCCCTCCCATGGATCCCGATGCCACCCAAGACCTTCATTCTCTCTGTGATTCCATTATGAAGAACTTTTTAGCTCCATTTTCTCACCTCCTTTCAAAACTCAACAATGCAACATCAAACATTCCTCCAGTGACTTGTATTATCTCAGATGGTTTCATGCCCTTCACCGTTACGGCTGCTCAGGAACTCAAAGTCCCTATTGTAATGTGCTTCTCTATGGCTGCTTGCAGTGTAATGAGTTTTATGTGTTTTCCTGTCCTCAAGGACAAAGGTGTCATACCACTTAAAG ATGAAAGCTATTTAACAAATGGGTATCTAGACACTGTTATAGATTGGATTCCAG CGAAGAGAGATCTTGAAgcttcaaaagttattgttcaAACATTCAACATGTTAGAGCAAGAAGTTTTGGATGCTCTCTCAACCATGTTTTCTCATGTATATGCCATTGGTCCTCTCCAACCACTACTCAATCAATTGCCCAATGACCCTTTGGAATCAATTGGGTATAGTTTATGGAAGGAAGAAACTCATTGCCTCAATTGGCTTAATTCTAAGGCACCTAACTCAGTGATATATGTGAATTTTGGCAGCGTAACTGTTATGACACCACTACAGTTAATTGAGTTTGGTTGGGGACTTGCAAATAGTAAACAACCATTTTTGTGGGTAATTAGGCCTGATTTAGTTGTTGGAGAATCAGAGACTTTGCCATTTGAATTCGAGATAGAAACTAAAGAAAGATCTCTAATAATTAGTTGGTGCCCCCAAGAAGAAGTGCTAAGCCACCCTTCGATTGGAGGGTTCTTAACACATTGTGGGTGGAATTCAATTATTGAAAGTTTGTGTGCTGGAGTGCCAATGCTTTGTTGTCCATTCATTGCAGATCAACAAACAAACTGCAAGTATACTTGCAATGAATGGGGCATTGGCATGGAGATCAATAATGATGTCAAGAGAGAAGAAGTGGAGAAGAACGTGAGAGAGTTGATGGTAGGAGACAAGggtaaaaaaatgaagaaaaaggcCTTGGAGTGGAAAAAATTGGCCGAAGATGCAACTGATCCACTTGGTTCTTCATCCATCAATTTAAATAATCTTGTGAGTGAAGTGCTTTTATCAAAAGGCCAAATGTTCTAG